A DNA window from Macadamia integrifolia cultivar HAES 741 chromosome 4, SCU_Mint_v3, whole genome shotgun sequence contains the following coding sequences:
- the LOC122075508 gene encoding AAA-ATPase ASD, mitochondrial-like, which produces MMMTGELWTSLSSTAAAIMFAWAMFQQYFPYDLREYLAKYGYQFLTFFYPYIQITFHEYTADRFKRSEVYSTIEAYLTSNSSQRAKRLKADAGENSRNLVLSMDDHEEVTDEFHGIKFWWSSNNNVSKTPSFSFYRASDDKRFYKLTFHKRYRDLVTASYLNHVMDEGKAVGVKNRQRKLLTNNKSETFSMYGYKKSVWSHVLFEHPATFQTLAMEPQKKKEIRDDLINFSKSKDYYKKIGKSWKRGYLLYGPPGTGKSSMIAAMANLLDYDIYDLELTAVKDNTELRKLLIETTSKSIIVIEDIDCSLDLTGQRKKEEEGKEKKEGEGDPAAAVKEEAEKGKDKESKVTLSGLLNFIDGLWSACGGERLIVFTTNYVEKLDPALIRRGRMDKHIELSYCSFEGFKVLAKNYLDLDSHPLFETIHGLIDETQITPADIAENLMPKSSRGNAKVDCLEALIRALQVAKEEARVKAEKAEAEALAAAATREQELPTSTNEAQEKKSLTKTEDAETGSTQLENNNTV; this is translated from the coding sequence ATGATGATGACAGGCGAGTTATGGACGAGCTTAAGCTCAACAGCCGCGGCCATAATGTTCGCTTGGGCTATGTTCCAGCAGTATTTCCCCTACGACCTTCGAGAATACCTTGCCAAATACGGCTATCAATTCCTAACCTTCTTCTACCCATACATTCAAATCACCTTCCATGAGTACACCGCCGACCGCTTCAAGCGAAGCGAGGTCTACTCCACCATCGAGGCCTACCTCACCTCCAACTCCTCCCAACGCGCAAAGCGCCTCAAGGCTGATGCCGGCGAGAACAGCCGCAACCTCGTACTCAGTATGGACGACCACGAGGAGGTCACCGACGAGTTCCATGGCATCAAATTCTGGTGGTCTTCCAACAACAACGTCTCCAAGActccttcattctctttctACCGGGCATCCGACGACAAGCGCTTCTACAAACTCACTTTCCACAAGCGCTACAGGGACCTCGTCACCGCCTCTTACCTCAACCATGTCATGGATGAAGGTAAGGCCGTCGGAGTTAAAAACCGGCAGCGGAAGCTCCTTACCAACAACAAGAGCGAAACCTTTAGTATGTACGGCTACAAGAAATCGGTGTGGAGTCATGTGCTGTTCGAGCACCCGGCCACGTTTCAGACTCTGGCGATGGAGccccaaaagaagaaggagatcaGGGACGATCTCATTAACTTCAGTAAGAGCAAGGACTACTACAAGAAGATTGGCAAGTCTTGGAAGCGTGGCTACTTGCTCTACGGCCCTCCCGGAACGGGCAAGTCTTCTATGATTGCCGCCATGGCTAATCTCTTGGATTACGACATCTATGATCTCGAATTGACGGCCGTGAAGGATAATACGGAGCTACGGAAACTACTGATCGAGACTACTAGCAAGTCGATCATCGTGATTGAAGATATTGATTGCTCCCTTGATCTCACAGgccaaaggaagaaggaggaggaggggaaagagaaaaaggaaggggAAGGCGATCCAGCAGCAGCTGTTAAAGAGGAAGCGGAGAAAGGCAAGGATAAGGAGAGCAAAGTGACTCTATCTGGCCTTCTCAACTTCATAGATGGACTCTGGTCGGCCTGCGGAGGAGAAAGGCTTATCGTGTTCACCACAAACTATGTGGAGAAACTGGACCCTGCTCTCATAAGGAGGGGTCGGATGGACAAGCACATCGAGTTGTCCTACTGCAGCTTCGAAGGGTTCAAGGTTCTTGCCAAGAATTATCTGGACCTGGATTCCCACCCTCTGTTCGAGACCATTCATGGCTTAATAGACGAAACCCAGATTACTCCCGCCGACATTGCAGAGAATTTGATGCCTAAATCCTCAAGGGGGAATGCCAAGGTGGACTGTCTGGAGGCACTGATCCGTGCTCTCCAAGTGGCTAAAGAAGAAGCGAGAGTGAAGGCCGAgaaagcagaagcagaagcattAGCCGCAGCGGCAACCAGAGAGCAGGAACTTCCCACGTCGACAAACGAAGCACAGGAGAAGAAGTCGTTGACTAAAACTGAAGACGCTGAGACCGGGTCGACCCAGTTGGAAAACAATAATACGGTTTGA